From Carya illinoinensis cultivar Pawnee chromosome 5, C.illinoinensisPawnee_v1, whole genome shotgun sequence, one genomic window encodes:
- the LOC122311711 gene encoding probable xyloglucan endotransglucosylase/hydrolase protein 28 has translation MGCSHLGFLLLIYYFLLVVLASESPKSFPIMAFDVGYTQLFGSDNMAVHREGKLVHLSLDERTGSGFVSQDLYLHGFFSVSIKLPADYTAGVVVAFYMSNGDMFEKNHDEIDFEFLGNIRGKNWRIQTNVYGNGSTSIGREERYSLWFDPSDNFHQYSILWTDSQIIFYVDNVPIREFKRTESMGGDFPSKPMTLYATIWDGSDWATNGGKYRVNYKYAPYMAEFSDFVLHGCAVDPIEHLAKCDNPQSSEAIPTGITSVQRIKMESFRKKLMTYSYCYDRVRYKVSPVECVINPQEAERLRLFDPVTFGRGRRHHGKRHHRSRISQAEATTI, from the exons ATGGGGTGCTCTCATCTGGGTTTTCTTCTCCTGATTTATTACTTTCTACTTGTGGTTCTTGCTTCTGAGTCACCCAAGAGTTTTCCAATCATGGCCTTTGATGTAGGTTATACCCAGCTTTTTGGTAGTGATAATATGGCTGTCCATAGGGAAGGGAAATTGGTTCATCTTTCTCTGGATGAGAGGACAG GGTCCGGATTCGTGTCCCAGGACCTTTACCTGCATGGGTTTTTCAGTGTTTCAATTAAGCTTCCCGCTGATTACACTGCTGGCGTCGTGGTTGCGTTTTAT ATGTCAAATGGTGATATGTTTGAGAAGAACCACGATGAAATCGATTTTGAGTTCTTGGGTAACATCAGAGGCAAAAACTGGAGGATTCAAACCAATGTTTATGGCAATGGAAGCACTAGCATAGGCAGAGAAGAGAGATACAGTCTCTGGTTCGATCCCTCTGACAATTTCCATCAGTACAGCATTCTCTGGACTGATTCTCAGATCAT CTTTTATGTAGACAACGTTCCCATCAGAGAGTTCAAGAGAACAGAATCTATGGGTGGTGATTTTCCTTCTAAGCCAATGACTTTGTATGCCACAATATGGGATGGGTCTGATTGGGCTACCAATGGAGGCAAATACAGAGTCAATTACAAATATGCCCCCTACATGGCTGAATTCTCTGATTTTGTCCTCCATGGCTGCGCAGTCGATCCCATTGAACACTTAGCGAAGTGTGACAATCCTCAAAGTTCTGAAGCAATTCCTACTGGTATCACATCCGTGcaaagaattaaaatggaaagTTTCAGAAAGAAGCTCATGACATATTCTTATTGCTATGATAGAGTTCGATACAAAGTTTCCCCGGTCGAGTGTGTGATTAATCCCCAAGAAGCAGAGAGACTCAGGCTCTTTGATCCTGTTACATTTGGACGTGGCCGACGACACCATGGAAAGCGACACCACCGTAGCAGAATAAGCCAGGCGGAGGCTACTACCATTTAA